The following proteins come from a genomic window of Nostoc sp. ATCC 53789:
- a CDS encoding ATP-grasp domain-containing protein: MKIQQPSVLIPDPCNNPLAYYAIRCLKKANSEFKINVIVSSDQVSDENQWLYFYKHSAYIDSLVISKNRMNSIKYLDEVIRTIETQGINIIFPASEESFKFVSKYRDKLSKLCRVVALPSEENLDTAFDKWKLHLLLKKHNILTPETVLLKEIENISQFNYPVILKPVDGSGGKNIQKFESLEEENFQALCNYPNDAYIVQKYVPGHDIGCSVLCQDGQVLAYTIQQQLGLTKGFTPKIDKLKFVHDSAVIDIVTKTMNVLKWNGVANLDLRYNSQTGQINVIEINPRFWQSLMGSLSVGVNFPYILYLLSNNINFEKISYKEQYYAKFHRFIQDAFNGSLEYSLFDTNVKYFLSDPSGILHFLFYKLIKQKLLQNMKSIFSLQSQKLQNVK; encoded by the coding sequence ATGAAAATTCAACAACCATCCGTTTTAATTCCCGATCCATGCAACAATCCTCTCGCGTACTATGCAATACGCTGTCTTAAAAAAGCTAATAGTGAATTTAAGATAAATGTGATTGTCTCTTCAGACCAAGTATCAGATGAGAATCAATGGTTATATTTTTACAAGCATTCGGCATATATTGATAGTTTAGTTATTTCGAAAAATAGGATGAATTCAATAAAGTATTTAGATGAGGTAATTAGGACAATCGAAACTCAAGGAATAAATATTATATTTCCGGCTTCTGAAGAAAGCTTCAAGTTTGTTTCAAAATATAGAGATAAATTGTCAAAATTGTGTAGAGTAGTAGCATTACCAAGTGAAGAAAATTTAGATACAGCCTTTGACAAATGGAAGTTGCACCTTTTATTAAAAAAACATAATATTCTAACACCTGAAACAGTTTTACTTAAAGAGATTGAGAATATTAGCCAATTTAATTATCCTGTAATACTCAAACCAGTTGATGGCAGTGGTGGAAAAAATATACAAAAATTTGAGTCTTTAGAAGAAGAAAACTTTCAGGCTCTTTGTAACTATCCCAACGATGCCTATATTGTTCAAAAATATGTACCTGGTCATGACATAGGTTGTAGTGTTCTTTGTCAGGATGGGCAAGTTCTTGCTTACACAATACAACAGCAATTAGGGTTAACAAAAGGATTTACTCCCAAAATTGACAAATTGAAGTTTGTTCATGATTCTGCTGTTATTGATATAGTCACAAAAACTATGAATGTACTTAAATGGAATGGTGTTGCTAATTTAGACTTAAGATATAATTCTCAGACAGGGCAAATTAATGTTATTGAAATCAATCCACGGTTTTGGCAATCTCTAATGGGTTCTCTCTCAGTTGGTGTAAACTTTCCGTATATTTTATATTTACTATCAAATAACATCAATTTTGAGAAGATTTCCTATAAAGAACAATATTATGCTAAATTCCATAGGTTTATTCAAGATGCTTTCAACGGCTCTTTAGAATATAGTTTGTTTGATACGAATGTTAAATATTTTTTATCAGATCCAAGTGGTATACTCCATTTCTTATTTTATAAGCTTATTAAACAGAAGTTACTTCAAAATATGAAAAGTATATTCTCTTTGCAATCTCAGAAATTACAAAATGTTAAATAA
- a CDS encoding GNVR domain-containing protein, translating to MSFIVIFFPTLLISLLPLLLRQPNYMAEGKLLFHKTNITSSLTGVGTEINKLESVSQDQTNPLNTEAEVIRSIPIAQKTIKKLKLKDDKGELIKLQAFLKKLTVNNINGTDILLVSYQDNNPEIATEVVNKLMDAYLEYNVSAQRNQTTAARKFLEKQMPNAELTVLKAEADIANFKENYKSVSLPEEASKAVENIADLQKKFSEAQSRIADIDAQSKEIREQLGMNSRQAMIKTSLSQISGVQNILKEIQQLESQLTLRRTVVKDTHPQIIDLEDKLKSLNELLQQRIKKVTGTNKLQLNQNYELGELQQQLSAKLIELESTHLGLESQAAALSNLQASHKQRLSYLPRLEQQQRQLERKAQVAQSTYLLLQQKLEESRLAENQNLGNAIILSEAQVPQEPISSPFMLVSASLLAILATLVAIFILEATDKSIKTVDETKSCWD from the coding sequence TTGTCTTTTATAGTAATATTTTTCCCAACTTTGCTAATTTCATTGTTACCTTTGTTATTAAGACAACCTAATTATATGGCAGAGGGAAAGCTGCTGTTCCACAAAACAAATATAACTTCTTCCCTAACGGGAGTAGGAACAGAAATAAACAAGCTAGAATCAGTATCTCAGGATCAAACTAATCCTTTAAATACAGAGGCAGAAGTTATACGCTCTATACCTATAGCGCAAAAAACTATAAAAAAACTCAAGTTGAAGGACGACAAAGGAGAGCTTATAAAACTCCAGGCTTTTCTTAAAAAGTTGACTGTGAATAATATTAATGGAACTGATATTTTATTAGTATCCTATCAAGATAATAACCCGGAAATTGCAACAGAAGTTGTTAATAAATTGATGGATGCTTATTTAGAATATAATGTATCCGCTCAGAGGAATCAAACTACGGCTGCTCGCAAATTTTTAGAAAAACAGATGCCGAATGCAGAATTAACTGTTCTAAAAGCAGAAGCCGATATCGCCAATTTTAAAGAAAACTATAAAAGTGTTTCCCTGCCAGAGGAAGCAAGTAAGGCAGTAGAAAATATTGCAGATTTACAAAAGAAATTTAGTGAAGCTCAATCAAGAATTGCTGATATCGATGCACAATCTAAAGAAATCCGCGAACAATTGGGTATGAACTCTCGGCAGGCAATGATTAAGACTTCCCTTAGCCAAATTTCAGGTGTACAAAATATTCTCAAAGAAATCCAACAATTAGAGTCGCAACTTACGCTCAGGCGAACTGTTGTAAAAGACACCCATCCGCAAATTATAGATTTAGAAGACAAATTAAAGTCTTTAAATGAGCTACTGCAACAACGTATAAAAAAAGTTACAGGAACGAATAAACTACAACTAAATCAAAACTATGAATTAGGAGAGCTACAACAGCAACTCTCAGCGAAGCTTATAGAATTAGAGTCAACCCATCTGGGTTTAGAAAGCCAAGCTGCTGCTTTATCTAACTTACAAGCTAGCCACAAACAACGTTTGAGTTATCTTCCGAGATTAGAACAACAACAACGCCAGTTAGAACGTAAAGCACAAGTTGCACAATCTACTTATTTACTTTTGCAACAAAAGCTAGAAGAAAGCCGTTTAGCGGAAAATCAAAACTTAGGTAATGCAATTATCCTATCCGAAGCTCAAGTTCCTCAAGAGCCTATTTCTTCTCCTTTTATGCTTGTGAGTGCTTCTTTATTGGCTATCCTGGCTACTTTAGTGGCTATCTTTATTTT
- a CDS encoding DegT/DnrJ/EryC1/StrS family aminotransferase has product MTKPILLSTPHMGDRELELIKEAFDTNWIAPVGPHVNAFEQEFCQETGAGYAAAVSSGTAALHLALRLVGVQSGDEVFCSTLTFIATANPIAYLGAKPVFIDSDRTSWNMNPDLLQEALENRARFGRLPKAVVLVHLYGQSADIDPILKACNQYDVPLIEDAAEALGATYKERSPGTFGRIGIYSFNGNKIITTSGGGMLVSDDPQLVAKARFLATQARDLSPHYQHSEIGYNYRLSNVLAGIGRGQLHLLSERVAARRRNFKIYQQVLGNLPGIEFMPEAIFGCATRWLTCLTIDPATFGADREQVRIALAAQQIETRPVWKPLHLQPVFAECEYIGDTVAKDLFTHGLCLPSGSNLTDEDLEQVISEILAVHHNSSKTHTYMSLSNQ; this is encoded by the coding sequence ATGACTAAACCAATCTTGCTCTCAACTCCACACATGGGCGATCGCGAGCTAGAACTCATCAAAGAAGCTTTTGATACTAACTGGATTGCACCAGTAGGCCCACACGTAAATGCTTTTGAGCAAGAATTTTGTCAAGAAACTGGGGCTGGGTATGCGGCGGCTGTTAGTTCTGGTACAGCAGCTCTGCATTTGGCTTTACGGTTAGTAGGTGTCCAGTCTGGAGATGAAGTTTTTTGCTCTACCCTGACATTTATAGCTACCGCCAATCCAATTGCTTACCTAGGAGCAAAACCAGTATTTATTGATAGCGATCGCACTTCTTGGAATATGAATCCTGACTTATTGCAGGAAGCGCTAGAGAACCGCGCACGTTTTGGTAGATTGCCTAAAGCAGTGGTACTTGTGCATCTGTATGGTCAAAGTGCAGATATCGATCCCATCCTGAAAGCTTGCAATCAATATGACGTTCCTTTAATTGAAGACGCAGCTGAAGCTTTAGGTGCTACCTACAAAGAGCGTTCCCCCGGAACTTTTGGGCGCATTGGCATTTACTCCTTTAATGGCAATAAAATCATCACTACCTCCGGCGGTGGGATGTTGGTTTCCGACGATCCACAATTGGTAGCAAAAGCCCGTTTCTTAGCAACCCAAGCACGCGATTTATCTCCCCATTACCAACACTCGGAAATTGGTTACAACTACCGTCTGAGCAATGTTTTAGCTGGTATTGGTCGCGGTCAATTACATCTTTTGAGTGAGCGAGTGGCGGCTAGAAGACGCAACTTTAAGATTTACCAACAGGTTTTAGGAAATCTTCCAGGCATAGAATTTATGCCGGAAGCTATTTTTGGCTGTGCTACTCGCTGGTTAACCTGTTTAACAATCGATCCAGCAACTTTTGGAGCAGATCGAGAACAAGTCCGTATCGCACTTGCCGCACAGCAAATTGAAACTCGTCCTGTATGGAAGCCTTTGCATCTTCAGCCTGTGTTTGCTGAGTGTGAATATATTGGAGATACAGTCGCTAAAGATTTATTTACACACGGTCTTTGCCTACCTTCGGGTTCTAATCTTACAGACGAAGATTTGGAGCAAGTGATTAGTGAAATTCTAGCAGTTCACCATAATAGTTCTAAAACTCATACTTATATGTCTCTATCTAATCAGTAG